The following coding sequences are from one Paenibacillus tundrae window:
- a CDS encoding MraY family glycosyltransferase produces MIYLVAFMLSFAVVLVLIPPLSRLAHRLDFVDKPREDVERKLHRQPIPLTASYAIFVGFFLTYIMFTKELSWETAALVAGGILLLTIGTIDDWYKTKGKDFPALPKMIIQISAAVLVFLSGIAFTGFVNPLNSEYIMLPIWLQFILTILWIFGVTTVINFSDGMDGLAGGLSAISAVTLFIVAVVKGQSDSALMSIILVGVTLAYLKYNKPPAKVFMGDAGATFLGFILAVIALDGAFKQATTLSLFIPILALGVPIFDNIFVVIKRFIQGKAIYQADASQAHYRLLRAGLNHKQVVAVLYLISTCLCLSSIILLLVET; encoded by the coding sequence ATGATATATCTTGTGGCATTTATGTTGTCTTTTGCTGTCGTGCTGGTGCTCATTCCGCCGCTCAGTCGTTTGGCTCATCGCCTGGACTTTGTAGACAAGCCACGTGAAGACGTGGAGAGAAAATTACATAGACAGCCTATTCCACTAACAGCTAGTTACGCGATATTCGTCGGATTTTTCCTTACATATATTATGTTTACCAAAGAACTCTCATGGGAAACGGCGGCTCTCGTGGCCGGCGGTATACTTCTGTTAACGATTGGTACCATTGATGATTGGTACAAAACCAAAGGGAAAGACTTTCCTGCGCTCCCTAAGATGATTATCCAGATCTCTGCAGCCGTGCTTGTATTCCTTTCGGGAATTGCCTTTACTGGGTTCGTTAACCCACTGAATTCCGAGTACATCATGCTTCCCATCTGGCTCCAGTTCATACTGACGATTCTGTGGATCTTCGGTGTAACTACAGTCATTAATTTCTCGGATGGTATGGATGGACTTGCCGGGGGATTGTCGGCAATCTCGGCAGTTACATTGTTCATCGTTGCAGTCGTCAAAGGACAGAGCGATTCTGCGCTCATGTCTATTATTCTAGTGGGTGTAACCTTGGCTTATCTTAAATACAATAAACCTCCGGCAAAAGTATTTATGGGGGATGCAGGGGCTACATTCCTTGGTTTTATTCTGGCTGTTATCGCTCTGGATGGAGCATTCAAGCAAGCCACTACACTATCGCTCTTTATCCCAATTCTAGCGCTTGGCGTGCCGATCTTTGACAATATCTTTGTTGTCATCAAACGGTTCATCCAAGGCAAAGCAATCTATCAAGCAGATGCAAGTCAGGCGCATTACCGACTGCTCCGTGCAGGCTTAAATCACAAACAGGTAGTAGCTGTCCTGTATCTGATCAGTACATGCCTCTGTCTATCGTCTATTATTCTACTGCTGGTAGAGACGTAA
- the cydC gene encoding thiol reductant ABC exporter subunit CydC, whose protein sequence is MRAGYQSIEKERDLRPERKWDWITPYVKQYRWRFVGVIALGTAAMLCAVLLLFTSGYLISASALRPENILMVYVPIVGVRAFGIFRAVFRYVERLAGHDAVLRVLADQRVKLYRILEPQALFLRSRMQTGDVLGALAEDVERLQDIYLRTVFPAITSLVIYGGAVITFGTIDVGFACWMGLYMLFLIGVWPAISLQVTWKLNVRLKRENSKLYTRLTDGVLGLGDWMASGRAVEFVQQHDEEERRADAIRRRLRQWRRWRDLVAQLVIGIMVVSVTVWAGGEVAAMQLPAVMIAAFVLVLFPLTEAILPVADAVEHIPQYRESLNRLHQLEAPEEQVISKRMKNGQEQGNENENENETNRRIRLRISPKLRADIEINRVSYRYTSSDADAVQEVSLDLPQGKRLAILGRSGGGKSTLLKLIQGAIVPASGQVLINGLAVPTLREDMTDAIAVLNQSPHLFDTTVANNLRIGRPDATNEEIRQVAAQVGLAELIESLPQAYDTPMLETGLRFSGGERQRIALARVLLRETPIVIFDEPTVGLDPMTERALMRTILDSMQGKTMIWVTHNLMGAEQMDELIFMEKGKIVMQGSHEQLLAREERYRRLVELDRPGWADRQKRESPLPPVASR, encoded by the coding sequence ATGAGAGCTGGATATCAATCAATAGAGAAGGAACGTGACCTCCGCCCGGAGAGAAAATGGGATTGGATCACGCCTTATGTGAAGCAGTATCGTTGGAGGTTCGTAGGGGTCATAGCGCTGGGCACGGCTGCGATGCTGTGTGCCGTATTATTGCTCTTCACTTCAGGATACCTCATCTCTGCATCTGCTCTTCGTCCTGAGAATATTCTGATGGTTTATGTACCGATTGTAGGCGTACGTGCCTTCGGGATTTTCCGAGCGGTGTTCCGGTACGTCGAGCGATTGGCTGGGCATGATGCAGTACTGCGCGTGCTTGCGGATCAACGCGTGAAGCTGTATCGGATTTTGGAACCACAGGCGCTATTTCTTCGTTCCCGCATGCAGACAGGTGATGTACTCGGGGCACTTGCAGAGGATGTCGAGCGTCTTCAGGATATCTATCTACGAACTGTATTTCCAGCAATTACGTCACTTGTGATCTACGGGGGTGCAGTGATTACTTTTGGTACGATAGATGTTGGGTTTGCGTGCTGGATGGGACTGTACATGTTGTTCCTGATCGGTGTATGGCCTGCCATATCGCTCCAAGTCACCTGGAAGTTAAACGTGAGGCTGAAACGGGAAAATAGTAAGTTATACACTCGCCTTACGGATGGTGTTCTTGGTCTAGGAGATTGGATGGCAAGTGGTCGCGCTGTGGAATTTGTGCAACAACATGATGAAGAAGAAAGACGAGCAGATGCCATTCGTCGCAGGTTGCGACAGTGGAGAAGATGGCGTGATCTCGTCGCCCAGCTCGTCATTGGGATTATGGTTGTGTCCGTCACGGTATGGGCGGGCGGTGAAGTGGCGGCGATGCAACTGCCTGCGGTTATGATTGCAGCTTTTGTCTTGGTGTTATTCCCACTCACAGAAGCTATACTGCCTGTGGCAGATGCTGTGGAGCATATTCCGCAATATCGTGAATCGCTGAATCGTCTACATCAGCTTGAAGCTCCTGAGGAGCAAGTCATTTCGAAAAGGATGAAGAATGGCCAAGAGCAGGGGAATGAGAACGAGAATGAGAACGAGACGAATCGACGTATTCGCTTGCGCATATCTCCTAAGCTAAGAGCAGACATTGAGATTAACCGTGTCAGTTACCGTTATACTTCCAGTGATGCCGATGCTGTGCAGGAAGTGTCACTCGATCTTCCCCAGGGGAAACGGTTAGCCATTTTAGGACGTAGCGGTGGGGGCAAATCTACACTTTTAAAGCTAATTCAAGGTGCAATCGTACCGGCGAGTGGACAGGTGCTCATCAATGGTTTAGCTGTGCCAACGCTTCGTGAAGACATGACGGATGCCATTGCGGTATTGAATCAAAGTCCACATCTATTTGATACAACGGTAGCGAATAACCTACGAATTGGACGTCCGGATGCTACGAATGAAGAGATTCGGCAAGTGGCTGCACAAGTAGGTCTAGCCGAGCTGATCGAGTCTTTGCCTCAGGCATATGATACACCGATGCTGGAGACGGGTTTACGTTTCTCGGGTGGGGAGCGGCAACGGATTGCACTCGCACGGGTTCTGCTCCGTGAGACACCCATCGTTATTTTCGATGAACCGACTGTAGGGCTTGATCCGATGACGGAACGTGCACTTATGCGTACGATCTTAGACAGTATGCAGGGCAAAACGATGATCTGGGTGACCCATAACCTGATGGGTGCAGAGCAGATGGATGAACTTATTTTTATGGAAAAAGGAAAGATCGTCATGCAGGGTTCTCACGAACAACTGCTGGCAAGGGAAGAGCGCTACCGGCGGCTCGTTGAACTTGATCGACCCGGATGGGCAGACCGGCAGAAACGGGAAAGCCCATTACCACCTGTAGCTTCCAGATAA
- the cydD gene encoding thiol reductant ABC exporter subunit CydD, producing the protein MGRGLMKLPGIRPVLALASALVMLQAMTIIMQAKWLAQAITALFEGSSVTEQYPVLLLFLAAFAARYAISYWLQLVTSQYAERTGTDLRRQLVEQWFRLGPRFAKTEGTGHLVTLAREGIAQYITYLELFIPRMLGMGFIPIVLLLYVFKLDVMSGVILMLTLPILITFLILVGLATQRKIDGQFKSYKALANHFVDTLRGLETLKTLGQSERHAQTIVQVSQRYRKATMSTLRMAFLSSFALDFFTMLSVASVAVGLGLRLTEGHMLLGPALTVLILAPEYFLPVRMVGADYHATLDGKEAGEAIQRMIERGKEAEREQKQIYDQVIQHTERESKPSATMKIHLADSQGVSDQQKQSSQEGELPIYNGLWSKTSRLALTDLQVRHEEGTPPSLTDVTFQVSGRSKVGIIGASGAGKSTLIDVLAGFQLPTSGRMVVDGKPISPDMVKSWRSQTAVIPQHPYIFSGSLADNIRLYRPESSNVELTEAIRAAGLSSLVSSLPHGVDEVIGSGGRQLSGGQEQRVALARALLGARPMLLLDEPTAHLDVETEYELKQTMLPLFEDKLVFLATHRLHWMPHMDWIIVMEAGTVAETGTHAQLMARQGVYYQMIQAQMEAV; encoded by the coding sequence ATGGGACGCGGGCTGATGAAGCTGCCGGGCATCCGGCCAGTACTGGCGCTGGCTTCAGCACTAGTAATGCTGCAGGCGATGACGATCATTATGCAGGCCAAATGGCTGGCACAGGCCATCACAGCTTTGTTTGAGGGTTCATCCGTAACAGAGCAGTACCCGGTACTGCTGCTGTTCCTGGCTGCTTTTGCTGCCCGCTATGCTATATCTTATTGGTTGCAGCTTGTAACCTCACAGTATGCTGAGCGAACGGGAACCGATCTACGAAGGCAGTTGGTGGAGCAATGGTTTCGGTTAGGGCCACGCTTTGCCAAGACGGAAGGCACAGGGCATCTGGTGACTTTGGCACGAGAGGGCATAGCTCAATATATAACGTATTTGGAACTATTCATTCCTCGAATGTTAGGGATGGGATTTATACCAATTGTGCTGCTGTTATATGTGTTCAAACTGGACGTGATGTCCGGGGTGATTCTCATGCTGACTCTTCCCATTCTGATCACGTTCCTCATCCTGGTGGGTCTGGCTACGCAACGCAAAATAGATGGTCAGTTTAAATCGTATAAAGCACTAGCCAATCATTTTGTCGATACCCTGCGTGGGTTAGAAACATTAAAAACTTTGGGACAGAGCGAGCGGCATGCGCAGACCATTGTTCAAGTTAGTCAGCGTTACCGCAAAGCTACAATGTCTACGCTACGAATGGCGTTTCTCTCATCGTTTGCACTCGATTTCTTCACGATGTTATCGGTGGCTTCGGTGGCGGTTGGTCTGGGACTGCGTCTAACGGAAGGCCACATGCTGCTTGGCCCTGCGTTAACGGTGCTTATTCTGGCGCCGGAATATTTCTTGCCGGTACGGATGGTCGGTGCGGACTACCATGCAACGCTAGATGGTAAGGAAGCAGGAGAAGCGATTCAGCGGATGATTGAACGAGGCAAGGAAGCTGAACGTGAACAAAAGCAAATCTACGATCAGGTGATCCAGCATACCGAAAGGGAGAGCAAGCCCTCTGCAACGATGAAGATTCATCTTGCAGATTCTCAGGGAGTGTCAGATCAGCAGAAGCAATCAAGCCAAGAGGGTGAGCTTCCAATATACAATGGGCTATGGAGCAAGACCAGCAGGTTGGCGCTAACGGATCTACAGGTTCGTCATGAAGAGGGTACTCCGCCTTCGCTTACAGACGTGACGTTTCAGGTTTCGGGCAGGAGCAAAGTTGGCATTATCGGAGCCAGTGGAGCGGGCAAGTCAACCCTGATTGATGTATTAGCTGGTTTTCAGTTGCCCACCTCTGGTCGCATGGTCGTAGATGGGAAACCAATATCTCCAGATATGGTGAAGTCGTGGAGAAGTCAGACTGCGGTTATCCCGCAGCATCCTTATATTTTTAGCGGTAGTTTAGCGGATAACATTCGTCTCTATCGACCTGAGTCATCAAACGTAGAGCTTACTGAAGCGATTCGTGCAGCGGGGTTGAGTTCGCTGGTGTCGTCATTGCCACATGGAGTAGATGAGGTGATTGGTTCTGGTGGTCGACAGCTCAGCGGTGGACAGGAGCAGCGCGTGGCTCTCGCGAGAGCTTTGTTAGGTGCAAGACCTATGCTGCTGTTAGATGAACCGACGGCACATCTGGATGTCGAGACAGAATATGAGCTGAAGCAGACGATGTTGCCGCTATTCGAAGACAAGCTAGTCTTCCTCGCTACCCACCGTCTACACTGGATGCCGCATATGGACTGGATTATTGTCATGGAAGCTGGAACCGTGGCGGAGACTGGCACGCATGCACAATTGATGGCGCGTCAAGGCGTGTATTATCAGATGATTCAGGCTCAGATGGAGGCGGTCTAA
- the cydB gene encoding cytochrome d ubiquinol oxidase subunit II: protein MSLSELWFLLIAVLFVGFFFLEGFDFGVGMSSGIIAKTDRERRTLINSIGPFWDGNEVWLITAGGAMFAAFPHWYATLFSGFYLPLVVVLLALIGRGVAFEFRSKVKRQQWRKTWDVIIVVSSALLPFLFGVVFATLMKGLPIDGEMQLRAGFLDIVNPYTVVGGLSVTLLCLVHGLLFVSLRTVGDLRERALHTARQLMLPLAAMLAIYAVMTYLMTDIFTVRGWALWIMVILGAGALALANYFVRQKREGWAFGMTGAVIAISFASVFIGLFPRVMISSLGAAFDLTVYNASSGGYSLKVMTIVACTLLPFVLGYQIWSYYVFRKRLNEQHHLEY from the coding sequence TTGTCACTAAGTGAGCTGTGGTTTTTGTTGATCGCCGTATTATTTGTGGGGTTCTTTTTCCTTGAAGGCTTCGATTTTGGTGTAGGCATGTCATCAGGCATCATCGCCAAGACAGACCGGGAGCGTCGTACACTCATTAATTCGATAGGTCCGTTCTGGGATGGGAATGAGGTGTGGCTGATTACGGCAGGGGGTGCCATGTTTGCGGCCTTCCCGCACTGGTACGCCACGTTGTTTAGTGGTTTTTACCTGCCGCTAGTTGTGGTGCTGTTAGCTCTGATCGGACGCGGGGTGGCATTTGAATTCCGCAGTAAAGTAAAGCGGCAACAGTGGCGTAAAACGTGGGATGTCATCATCGTTGTATCCAGTGCTTTGCTGCCCTTCCTGTTCGGCGTTGTGTTCGCTACACTGATGAAGGGTCTGCCGATTGATGGAGAGATGCAGCTTCGTGCAGGTTTTCTAGACATCGTTAATCCATATACGGTCGTGGGCGGTTTAAGTGTGACCTTACTGTGTCTAGTTCATGGACTATTATTTGTCTCACTGCGCACGGTTGGCGACCTAAGAGAGCGTGCTCTCCATACAGCGCGCCAATTGATGCTTCCGCTTGCGGCTATGCTTGCCATTTACGCGGTGATGACCTATCTCATGACCGATATTTTCACTGTACGGGGTTGGGCACTCTGGATCATGGTGATCCTTGGGGCAGGAGCACTGGCTTTAGCGAATTATTTCGTTCGTCAGAAACGGGAAGGCTGGGCGTTTGGTATGACGGGAGCTGTAATCGCGATTTCTTTTGCTTCGGTATTTATTGGTCTGTTCCCAAGAGTGATGATCAGTTCGTTAGGCGCTGCATTCGACCTGACCGTATATAATGCTTCCTCGGGTGGGTACTCCTTGAAAGTGATGACGATTGTAGCGTGCACTTTACTGCCGTTTGTGCTTGGCTATCAGATCTGGAGTTATTATGTGTTCCGCAAACGCCTGAACGAGCAGCACCACTTGGAGTACTGA
- a CDS encoding cytochrome ubiquinol oxidase subunit I, whose product MDPIMLSRIQYALTTIFHFFFVPLSIGLVLLVAIMETLYVMKGKEIYKTMAKFWGKLFLINFAVGVVTGILQEFQFGMNWSEYSRFVGDVFGAPLAVEALLAFFMESTFIGLWIFGWDRLSKKVHLACIWLVFVGTFLSALWILAANSFMQHPVGFEINNGRAEMNDFFALITNGQLLVEFPHTIFGALMTGAFVVTGISAYKLMKKQDVEIFRKSFNIAIIIGLVSSFGVAFSGHFQAQYLVETQPMKMAASEGTWTTTEDPAPWTVVAFIDPDQQENSGEIKIPGLLSYLSYSTFSGSVKGMKELNAEYQQTYGPGDYIPPVRTTFWSFRIMIAAGGLMIALALYGTYLAMRKKLEVAKPWFMRLMVFAISLPFIANTSGWIMTEVGRQPWTVFGYMTTEAGVSPNVSAGMILFSTIAFTAAYTVLGIVMVYLFVREIKAGPYAVDKPEDQDESADPFGVDRGYSVVTK is encoded by the coding sequence ATGGATCCGATCATGCTATCGCGAATCCAATATGCACTCACAACGATTTTCCATTTCTTTTTTGTGCCGCTGTCCATCGGTCTAGTGCTGCTGGTAGCGATCATGGAGACGTTGTACGTCATGAAGGGGAAAGAAATTTACAAAACGATGGCCAAGTTCTGGGGCAAATTGTTCCTGATTAACTTTGCGGTTGGCGTCGTTACAGGTATCCTGCAAGAGTTTCAGTTCGGTATGAACTGGTCGGAGTACTCCCGCTTTGTTGGGGATGTATTTGGTGCGCCCCTGGCTGTTGAGGCCTTGCTGGCGTTTTTTATGGAGTCTACCTTTATAGGGCTATGGATATTTGGCTGGGATCGTTTGTCCAAAAAAGTCCATTTGGCCTGCATCTGGCTAGTGTTTGTCGGTACCTTCTTATCGGCACTGTGGATATTAGCAGCGAATTCATTCATGCAGCATCCAGTGGGCTTCGAGATCAACAACGGCCGAGCCGAGATGAATGATTTCTTCGCACTGATTACCAATGGTCAGCTGCTTGTTGAGTTCCCGCATACGATCTTTGGCGCATTAATGACAGGAGCGTTTGTTGTAACAGGAATCAGTGCCTATAAATTGATGAAAAAGCAGGACGTTGAGATATTCCGCAAATCGTTCAATATTGCGATCATCATTGGTCTCGTATCCTCCTTCGGTGTAGCCTTCTCTGGGCACTTCCAGGCACAATACCTGGTTGAGACCCAACCGATGAAAATGGCGGCCAGTGAAGGCACATGGACAACCACAGAAGACCCTGCACCATGGACGGTGGTTGCCTTCATCGATCCAGATCAGCAGGAGAATTCAGGGGAGATCAAAATCCCAGGATTACTGAGTTACCTGTCCTACAGTACATTTTCGGGCAGCGTCAAGGGTATGAAAGAATTAAATGCAGAATACCAGCAAACTTACGGCCCTGGAGATTACATCCCACCGGTACGTACGACCTTCTGGAGCTTCCGTATTATGATTGCGGCGGGTGGTTTGATGATTGCACTTGCTCTATATGGTACTTACCTGGCTATGCGCAAGAAGCTGGAAGTGGCAAAGCCGTGGTTTATGCGTCTCATGGTATTTGCCATCTCTCTGCCGTTTATTGCGAACACTTCCGGATGGATCATGACCGAGGTTGGTCGGCAGCCTTGGACAGTATTTGGCTACATGACGACGGAGGCGGGTGTTTCACCGAATGTATCGGCAGGGATGATCTTATTCTCTACGATTGCATTTACGGCTGCGTACACCGTTCTGGGTATCGTGATGGTTTATTTGTTTGTGCGTGAGATCAAAGCAGGGCCATATGCCGTAGATAAGCCAGAAGATCAGGACGAATCAGCCGATCCGTTCGGCGTGGATAGGGGGTATTCCGTTGTCACTAAGTGA
- a CDS encoding glycosyltransferase, whose protein sequence is MFDPKKRRQHMREPILETEPASIRRIRKSQNNKLTAMLQVRNERGRYLEEVLHNLSDFVDEIVIVDDASTDGTPDICRSYPKVVRLEVLEQPLFAQEWRLRNVLWQAAMSTSPDWLLSVDADELYGTKAKQAMRELINQEHADWVAFRFYDMWGGRTHYREDELWKLHQRHTASLVRYIPEYPYFYPQQNHHVPRLPLSCMVLPGINTELKVQHLGWAGTLEDRVRKYLRYKRIDPDGQWGSLEHYESILDPEPRLVPWKEEQ, encoded by the coding sequence ATGTTTGATCCGAAGAAACGCAGACAGCATATGCGGGAGCCAATCCTCGAGACAGAGCCTGCCTCCATCCGGCGAATCCGCAAAAGCCAAAACAACAAACTGACTGCAATGCTTCAGGTTCGAAACGAACGTGGGCGATATCTGGAGGAAGTGCTGCACAATCTGAGTGATTTTGTAGATGAGATCGTGATTGTGGATGATGCCAGTACAGATGGAACGCCAGACATCTGCCGATCTTATCCCAAGGTTGTCCGCTTAGAGGTGCTTGAACAACCGTTATTTGCTCAGGAATGGCGTCTACGTAACGTCTTATGGCAAGCAGCTATGAGCACCTCACCAGACTGGCTCCTATCTGTCGATGCTGATGAGCTGTACGGTACAAAAGCCAAACAAGCCATGCGGGAGCTCATTAACCAAGAGCATGCGGACTGGGTAGCATTTCGTTTCTACGATATGTGGGGTGGGCGTACTCACTATCGGGAGGATGAGCTATGGAAGCTACATCAGAGGCACACGGCCTCACTTGTGCGATATATACCTGAGTATCCCTACTTCTACCCACAGCAAAATCATCACGTTCCCCGTCTCCCGCTATCCTGCATGGTCTTGCCTGGCATAAATACCGAATTAAAAGTACAGCACCTCGGCTGGGCAGGTACTCTGGAAGATCGGGTGCGTAAATATCTGCGTTACAAGCGCATTGATCCAGATGGACAATGGGGCAGTCTCGAACACTATGAGTCTATTCTTGATCCGGAACCCCGGCTGGTTCCTTGGAAGGAGGAGCAGTGA
- a CDS encoding glycosyltransferase family 4 protein, producing MGVVSILTHSFTDGYNREFARVFGGGLERYILDLCSVIHEMGHIPEVHQLSYFEAFQTRTGQIDVFGYPYDMNDVPEAFARMAEAARGPIIYASCIWQPIAYKPGSLGICHGINWDRPGLPLETKQQVAEHIQQAVDGLLNIVSVDSHFQTYCRASCTFSDPTQLILIPNAVDTAYFTPAPPRRQMQHEQEAQWLSQWKEDLEQHEDRLDRIFISSTPDVPPPGLERDQHIDGDVPKNMLTQKHEVQKEENEEDEESKESEEQSAGFTVTSKLNERDAISRPVRILYPRRVSLERGIIPMMLAADQLLGAFPDLEIEFAGELVEGSTVGRSFRYWHRTHPHADRIFHRTYDFRDIREAYHHADIAVIPTIFSEGTSYACLEAMSCGLPVVASNVGGLNDLIQDGFNGLLVPPNQEALTAALVRLVQDRAERERLGIYARETALAYDLSRWKRKWSEVLRTFLADADMKEGVR from the coding sequence ATGGGGGTAGTCAGCATTCTAACGCACAGCTTCACAGACGGGTACAACCGGGAGTTCGCACGGGTATTCGGGGGTGGATTGGAACGATATATTTTGGATCTATGCAGTGTCATCCATGAGATGGGACACATTCCTGAAGTGCATCAACTATCCTATTTCGAAGCTTTTCAGACACGTACAGGACAGATTGACGTCTTCGGTTACCCATACGATATGAACGACGTACCTGAAGCCTTCGCTCGAATGGCCGAAGCTGCGCGTGGTCCTATCATTTATGCTAGCTGCATCTGGCAACCGATTGCTTATAAACCGGGCAGCCTCGGTATCTGCCACGGTATTAACTGGGATCGTCCTGGCCTACCGCTCGAAACGAAGCAGCAGGTTGCCGAGCATATTCAGCAGGCCGTCGATGGTCTGCTGAATATCGTATCTGTGGATTCCCATTTTCAGACCTATTGTCGTGCTTCATGCACGTTCAGTGATCCTACACAGCTCATCTTAATTCCGAATGCAGTCGATACCGCATACTTCACCCCTGCCCCTCCTAGGCGTCAGATGCAGCACGAGCAGGAGGCACAGTGGCTATCCCAGTGGAAGGAAGACCTGGAACAGCATGAAGATCGTTTAGATCGTATCTTCATCTCCAGCACGCCTGATGTCCCACCTCCTGGTCTAGAGCGAGATCAGCATATAGATGGGGATGTACCTAAGAACATGCTTACACAGAAGCATGAGGTGCAGAAAGAAGAGAATGAAGAAGATGAAGAAAGTAAAGAGAGTGAAGAGCAGTCTGCAGGGTTTACTGTAACTAGTAAGTTGAACGAGCGCGATGCCATATCCCGCCCAGTGCGTATCCTCTATCCTCGTCGTGTCAGCCTGGAACGTGGCATCATTCCGATGATGCTAGCGGCAGATCAGTTGCTTGGAGCCTTTCCAGATCTGGAGATCGAGTTCGCCGGAGAACTGGTGGAAGGCAGTACTGTAGGCCGCTCCTTCCGTTACTGGCATCGCACACACCCGCATGCTGATCGGATATTTCACCGTACGTATGATTTCAGGGATATCCGAGAGGCATACCATCACGCGGATATCGCGGTCATTCCTACGATTTTCTCGGAAGGTACCTCCTATGCCTGTCTGGAAGCGATGAGCTGCGGGTTACCTGTGGTTGCCTCTAATGTGGGTGGACTAAATGATCTAATTCAGGATGGATTCAACGGATTGCTCGTTCCACCCAACCAAGAAGCGCTAACTGCTGCTCTCGTCCGGCTTGTCCAAGACAGAGCCGAGCGGGAACGTCTTGGCATCTATGCACGCGAAACAGCACTCGCCTACGACCTATCCCGATGGAAACGCAAATGGAGTGAGGTACTCCGTACATTTCTTGCTGACGCAGATATGAAGGAAGGGGTTCGATGA
- a CDS encoding class I SAM-dependent methyltransferase: MMMDAADQTELMESRYVRRNDPKTDTLIFPLHPAWWSRPYEYEWARQFARPSDVVLDAACGISHPFKFWLAEQCQEVHACDWDDRILSEEAIRLDIISDFGEEAARDFPEFYLAKLHRAQANLAQLPYETSTFDRVFCISVLEHLDTGTMLRAFREFARVMKPDGRLIATFDVPEMRPDLLETIMAVTGLTIDGKLSVEEPEDAIWSDMYGTPIRCFRAVIRKS; encoded by the coding sequence ATGATGATGGATGCAGCGGATCAGACAGAATTAATGGAATCTAGATATGTTCGACGTAACGACCCGAAGACCGATACACTGATATTCCCCTTACATCCGGCATGGTGGAGCAGACCTTATGAATACGAATGGGCTCGTCAATTCGCTCGTCCGAGTGACGTTGTTCTAGACGCTGCCTGTGGCATCTCACACCCCTTCAAATTCTGGCTCGCAGAGCAATGCCAGGAGGTTCATGCCTGCGATTGGGATGATCGCATATTATCGGAGGAAGCCATCCGACTGGATATCATCTCAGACTTTGGCGAAGAAGCCGCACGTGACTTTCCTGAGTTCTATCTAGCCAAACTGCACCGTGCACAGGCTAATCTCGCTCAGTTACCCTATGAAACAAGCACATTTGACCGCGTCTTCTGTATCTCTGTATTGGAGCATCTAGATACAGGCACGATGCTACGTGCGTTTCGAGAGTTCGCCCGAGTCATGAAGCCAGATGGAAGGTTAATCGCAACGTTTGACGTGCCCGAGATGCGCCCTGACCTGTTGGAGACCATCATGGCTGTGACCGGATTAACGATTGATGGGAAGCTGAGCGTGGAAGAGCCCGAGGATGCCATCTGGTCTGACATGTATGGCACCCCCATTCGTTGTTTTCGGGCAGTCATTCGTAAAAGTTAA